A single genomic interval of Coccidioides posadasii str. Silveira chromosome 1, complete sequence harbors:
- a CDS encoding uncharacterized protein (EggNog:ENOG410PQX0~COG:S~BUSCO:2212at33183): MTSELETSTLLEWINSFSLGTVIRSSNDLSDGSILWEILQDIDPQYFLGNLPENAPADHWVPKWQNLKHIHKLLITYIRNQNDGEVPAGLSTVPDLKAIAESASVKDTNRLLKLLLMAAISSPHAESYITTMQELSTQTQEGLKDIIQEAQSPSEDRLEQINYEQDEYRARRDIAMDPELQFEERVGKLLAENDKLSHEKKELEKALEDLHDRLAKLQETNDTLETKLSSTEDRLATLKAGKGDLGPDAVGFESRNRQQEDIIASQEARLIAAQDEIDTLRMSLESMRQKNGRYQKLQDDYDEIKNERDQLSRKANAAEKYRQKLQVSQDFEKENQTLKIQVKDLKQQLMESDSNQRLSSEHSKELHKYKQLITQIEQDHHEIQNLKKQLEFDNHALNERLQGSDEQHSRDEATIAELRERIRELEGLESPGTATPKDHGTFQRDLDEAGKREAQLNTEKEELRKELGKVKGNSESPESDIENKTYRKLHEEYATLRTKLSETESRAETTERELSDARIDLGLVDKDKLDILNEIKESNASEIAKMRADWDTLQNRVRELEGKLDVSRTIVREVCSERNALRAARDEREEELRGEDQVTLYEMKKLLEELASRINGTSDKPESSPLELLKEFADTTEKSAENLTKRVEHIKEQNVLIKSLQERIEHYEDFSADLDEFRAAKEREAELMQVVQRQAREIALISSAWYNFQSRLQNQNAGGMARYHQRGGANGGGMGSEVGRTWLVRQRAMVGGVGGKGAVGK; the protein is encoded by the exons ATGACTTCCGAACTCGAAACTAGTACCTTGCTCGAATGGATCAACAGTTTCTCCCTCGGAACTGTGATCCGGTCCAGCAACGATCTGAGCGATGGGTCAATTCTGTGGGAGATCCTGCAGGACATTGATCCTCAGTACTTCCTTGGGAACCTCCCCGAAAATGCCCCCGCGGATCACTGGGTTCCAAAATGGCAAAATCTAAAGCACATCCACAAGCTGCTAATCACCTACATCCGAAACCAGAACGACGGCGAAGTTCCGGCGGGCCTCTCAACCGTTCCCGACCTCAAAGCGATAGCTGAAAGCGCCTCCGTCAAGGATACCAACCGTCTTCTAAAGTTGTTGTTGATGGCGGCTATTAGTTCCCCTCATGCCGAATCCTACATCACCACAATGCAGGAACTCTCCACGCAAACGCAGGAAGGATTGAAGGACATAATACAAGAAGCCCAAAGCCCCTCCGAAGATCGCCTTGAACAGATCAACTATGAACAGGATGAATATAGGGCTAGGCGTGATATTGCTATGGATCCTGAACTACAATTCGAAGAACGCGTCGGAAAATTATTGGCGGAGAACGATAAACTCTCTCATGAAAAAAAGGAGCTGGAAAAGGCTTTGGAAGATTTACATGACCGGTTAGCGAAACTTCAAGAGACGAATGATACCCTGGAGACAAAGCTTTCGTCGACAGAAGACCGACTGGCAACCCTTAAAGCTGGGAAGGGCGACCTAGGACCGGACGCAGTCGGTTTTGAAAGCCGAAACCGACAGCAAGAGGATATAATCGCATCACAAGAGGCAAGGCTGATTGCAGCACAGGACGAAATTGATACTTTGCGAATGTCACTGGAATCGATGCGTCAGAAAAATGGAAGGTATCAAAAGCTGCAAGATGACTATGATGAGATCAAAAACGAAAGGGACCAGCTATCCAGAAAAGCAAATGCGGCCGAGAAGTATCGACAGAAACTTCAAGTCAGTCAGGACTTTGAAAAGGAGAACCAGACGCTGAAAATCCAGGTGAAGGACCTGAAGCAACAGCTGATGGAAAGCGACTCTAACCAGCGGCTTTCATCTGAGCATAGCAAAGAGCTTCACAAGTACAAGCAGCTCATAACACAAATCGAACAAGACCACCATGAAATCCAGAATCTAAAGAAGCAGCTGGAGTTTGATAACCATGCCCTGAACGAAAGGCTACAAGGTTCTGACGAGCAGCACTCCCGGGATGAGGCAACTATCGCTGAACTGCGAGAGCGTATAAGGGAACTTGAAGGTTTGGAAAGCCCTGGTACAGCAACACCAAAAGACCATGGAACGTTCCAACGTGATCTTGACGAAGCTGGAAAACGGGAGGCTCAACT CAACACTGAGAAGGAAGAACTTCGGAAAGAACTGGGGAAGGTTAAAGGCAATTCTGAGTCTCCTGAAAGCGATATTGAAAA CAAGACTTATCGAAAATTGCACGAGGAGTATGCGACACTGCGCACCAAGCTTAGCGAAACAGAATCACGCGCGGAAACAACTGAGCGTGAGCTCTCAGATGCGAGAATTGACT TGGGGCTTGTTGATAAGGATAAGTTGGACATACTCAACGAAATTAAAGAGTCGAATGCCTCGGAAATCGCGAAGATGCGTGCGGATTGGGACACACTTCAAAATAGGGTTCGAGAGCTTGAGGGCAAACTCGACGTCAGCCGCACGATTGTCAGAGAGGTTTGCAGCGAGAGGAATGCCCTTCGTGCTGCCCGTGAcgaaagagaggaggaacTCCGGGGCGAAGACCAGGTGACGCTATACGAAATGAAGAAACTCCTCGAGGAGCTTGCATCCCGAATCAACGGCACTTCAGATAAGCCAGAGTCATCGCCGTTAGAGCTTCTGAAAGAATTCGCTGACACGACAGAGAAAAGTGCTGAGAACCTTACGAAGCGCGTAGAG CACATTAAAGAGCAAAATGTACTCATCAAATCGTTGCAAGAGCGGATCGAGCATTATGAGGATTTTTCGGCAGATTTGGATGAGTTCAGAGCTGCTAAAGAGCGAGAG GCCGAGCTCATGCAAGTCGTCCAACGTCAAGCCCGAGAAATTGCTCTCATATCCTCCGCCTGGTACAACTTTCAGTCGCGATTGCAGAACCAGAATGCGGGTGGTATGGCTCGGTACCATCAGCGCGGAGGCGCGAATGGAGGTGGCATGGGCTCGGAGGTTGGAAGGACATGGTTAGTACGGCAGAGAGCTATGGTTGGCGGTGTTGGAGGTAAGGGAGCTGTGGGCAAGTGA